A genomic window from Lotus japonicus ecotype B-129 chromosome 1, LjGifu_v1.2 includes:
- the LOC130744544 gene encoding glutathione S-transferase T3-like: protein MFPYTSQNQPLHPDENFTNPQYPMHPPQYQFQSQAPPTGSTGSKVSDTQCEATPDDTQHEGLDDIDLEDEDQSSGKKRTRWRVKDDLLLVQSWLNISKDPTVGTDQTAAKFWDRIRDQFEEYRDFDTPPRTWKMLKCRFGKLSKDIQFFTGCYNKVTTPWKSGHSEKDIMAEAHALFQVDHKKDFTHENVWRMVKDEPKWKGQSMKTNSRGQKKSGAGADGTSTDPSASIDCDEYEATPPTTRPMGKKAEKRKAKKTDTASSTLSFAPHPDVLAMGKAKMEMMANFRELRNRELDLQQADQQLKQSELQLRQEELKFKKAENFRAYMDILNKNTSGMNNEELRTHNSLRAFALSELGMS, encoded by the coding sequence ATGTTTCCATATACATCTCAAAACCAACCACTTCACCCTGATGAAAATTTCACAAATCCACAATACCCCATGCATCCACCACAATACCAATTTCAAAGCCAAGCCCCTCCTACTGGTAGTACtggttcaaaagtctctgatacACAATGTGAGGCTACGCCTGATGATACACAACACGAgggtctagatgatattgatcttgaagatgaagatcaatCTTCTGGAAAGAAACGCACCAGATGGAGGGTTAAAGACGATTTACTTCTTGTTCAATCATGGCTCAACATTTCTAAGGATCCGACGGTGGGAACTGATCAAACGGCAGCAAAGTTTTGGGATAGGATCCGCGACCAATTTGAAGAGTACCGTGACTTTGACACTCCTCCGAGGACATGGAAGATGCTGAAATGTCGTTTTGGAAAGTTGAGTAAAGATATTCAATTCTTTACCGGTTGCTACAACAAAGTTACCACTCCttggaaaagtggacactcagaGAAGGATATCATGGCTGAGGCGCATGCCCTATTTCAGGTAGACCATAAAAAAGATTTCACACATGAGAATGTATGGCGGATGGTGAAAGATGAACCAAAGTGGAAGGGACAATCAATGAAAACCAATTCAAGGGGACAAAAGAAGTCAGGAGCTGGCGCCGACGGAACATCGACTGACCCAAGTGCATCAATTGATTGCGACGAATATGAGGCAACACCACCAACAACCCGCCCGATGGGCAAAAAGGCAGAGAAGAGAAAGGCCAAAAAAACAGATACTGCGTCAAGTACTCTATCTTTTGCTCCTCACCCTGATGTGTTAGCCATGGGGAAGGCTAAAATGGAAATGATGGCAAATTTTAGGGAGTTAAGGAACAGAGAACTAGATTTGCAACAAGCTGACCAACAACTGAAACAAAGTGAACTACAATTGAGACAGGAAGAACTCAAATTTAAGAAGGCGGAGAACTTTAGGGCATATATGGATATCCTTAACAAGAACACATCTGGAATGAACAATGAGGAGTTGCGTACGCATAACTCACTACGTGCTTTCGCCTTAAGTGAACTAGGAATGTCTTAA